In Porphyrobacter sp. LM 6, one DNA window encodes the following:
- the pnuC gene encoding nicotinamide riboside transporter PnuC: MGRRARLTLTPMNPLEIIAVVLGLANIGLLVRRSIWNYPFGMAMVALYFVIFHDARLYGEAWLQVFFFVVQGWGWWLWARAGGLSRSVQVEWMGWHARAGSLVLVAGSSIGIGWAMARWTDAVLPYADATIAGASVVAQVLLAMRRVENWALWIAIDVLSVAVYINRELYFTAGLYVAFLVLATAGLIAWAKAARSGEAIEA, translated from the coding sequence ATGGGTCGCCGCGCTCGGCTGACCCTCACCCCGATGAACCCGCTGGAGATCATCGCCGTCGTGCTCGGGCTGGCCAATATCGGCCTGCTGGTGCGGCGTTCGATCTGGAACTACCCCTTCGGAATGGCGATGGTGGCGCTCTATTTCGTCATCTTCCACGACGCGCGGCTTTACGGCGAGGCGTGGCTGCAGGTGTTCTTCTTCGTTGTGCAGGGCTGGGGCTGGTGGCTGTGGGCGCGCGCCGGCGGGCTCAGCCGCAGCGTGCAGGTCGAATGGATGGGCTGGCACGCGCGCGCGGGCTCGCTGGTGCTGGTGGCCGGATCGAGCATCGGCATCGGCTGGGCGATGGCCCGCTGGACCGATGCCGTGCTGCCCTATGCCGACGCGACCATCGCCGGCGCGAGCGTTGTCGCGCAGGTGCTGCTAGCGATGCGCCGGGTGGAAAACTGGGCGCTGTGGATCGCGATCGATGTGCTGTCGGTGGCGGTCTACATCAACCGCGAGCTCTATTTCACCGCTGGTCTCTACGTGGCCTTCCTCGTGCTGGCGACAGCCGGACTGATCGCCTGGGCCAAGGCCGCGCGCTCCGGCGAGGCGATCGAAGCGTGA
- a CDS encoding AAA family ATPase has product MTKRGFLLGKFMPPHAGHMALIRAARALVDELTVLVCWLPDDPIPGETRLQWMRELAPDCRIMGHGDVVPQTPEDSADFWPIWRGIVAAAHPEPIDYIFAGEDYGAELARQVGGFFVPLGGRMLGLSDDPVAGLSASAVRADPAAHWAYLPQPVQTHYRRTICLHGAESTGKTTLAALLAKETGALTVGEYGRSHCEVHRGPLSRDDLLLIGRAQQAMIAAASEWAGPLLLVDTDALMTAAWCEMLLGERPAELMTAPRADLYLLLEPDLPWVDDGTRFFSDPADRHRFARIVAQVLEDAGVPFVRISGQGDERLAAARAAIGAMND; this is encoded by the coding sequence GTGACGAAACGCGGCTTCCTTCTTGGCAAGTTCATGCCGCCCCACGCCGGACACATGGCGCTGATCCGCGCCGCCCGGGCGCTGGTGGACGAGCTTACCGTGCTGGTGTGCTGGCTTCCCGATGATCCGATCCCCGGCGAAACGCGGCTCCAATGGATGCGCGAACTCGCCCCCGATTGCCGGATCATGGGGCATGGCGACGTGGTGCCGCAGACCCCGGAGGACAGCGCCGATTTTTGGCCGATCTGGCGCGGTATCGTGGCCGCAGCGCACCCCGAGCCGATCGACTATATCTTTGCCGGAGAGGATTACGGCGCAGAGCTCGCCCGGCAGGTCGGCGGCTTCTTCGTGCCGCTCGGGGGCCGTATGCTGGGCCTCTCGGACGATCCCGTGGCGGGCTTGTCCGCCAGCGCGGTGCGGGCCGATCCGGCGGCGCATTGGGCCTATCTGCCGCAGCCGGTGCAGACGCATTACCGCCGCACCATCTGCCTCCACGGGGCCGAAAGCACCGGCAAGACGACCCTCGCCGCCCTGCTCGCCAAGGAGACCGGCGCACTCACTGTCGGTGAATATGGCCGCAGCCATTGCGAGGTGCATCGCGGTCCGCTCAGCCGTGATGACTTGCTCCTCATCGGACGCGCGCAACAGGCAATGATCGCCGCTGCGAGCGAATGGGCGGGGCCCCTCCTGCTGGTCGATACCGATGCCTTGATGACCGCAGCATGGTGCGAGATGCTGCTGGGCGAACGTCCCGCCGAACTGATGACTGCGCCCCGGGCCGATCTCTACCTCCTGCTCGAACCCGACCTGCCGTGGGTTGATGATGGCACGCGCTTTTTCAGCGATCCGGCCGACCGTCACCGGTTTGCAAGGATCGTGGCGCAGGTGCTGGAGGATGCCGGGGTGCCCTTCGTTCGGATTTCCGGGCAAGGTGACGAACGGCTGGCCGCCGCACGCGCCGCGATAGGAGCGATGAATGACTAA
- the ubiG gene encoding bifunctional 2-polyprenyl-6-hydroxyphenol methylase/3-demethylubiquinol 3-O-methyltransferase UbiG — MGNANVSNVTIRPEEADFFAGLARDWWNPKGPMASLHQVNPVRLAFMRDAIDAHWPAAAASAKPLADKAALDIGCGAGLVCEPLARLGAAVTGVDAAAENVAAASAHAEAMGLDIRYMAGEVGGLDIGTFDLVTCVEVIEHVADKSAFLRDVAARLAPDGLLVMSTPNRTTASRLLLVGAAEAVGYVPKGTHHWDDFITPEEFEDLLADAGLSVTAMRGIAWRPGKGLHLSDDMALNYILSARRA; from the coding sequence ATGGGAAACGCAAACGTATCGAATGTAACTATCCGCCCCGAGGAAGCCGATTTCTTCGCCGGGCTGGCGCGCGACTGGTGGAATCCCAAAGGCCCGATGGCGAGCCTGCATCAGGTGAACCCGGTGCGGCTGGCCTTTATGCGGGACGCGATCGACGCGCATTGGCCGGCTGCAGCGGCTTCGGCCAAGCCGCTCGCGGACAAGGCGGCCCTCGATATCGGTTGCGGGGCAGGGCTGGTGTGCGAGCCGCTGGCGCGGCTGGGTGCTGCGGTGACGGGGGTCGATGCGGCGGCGGAGAATGTTGCCGCAGCCAGCGCCCATGCCGAGGCGATGGGCCTTGATATCCGTTATATGGCGGGCGAGGTGGGGGGCCTTGATATAGGCACCTTCGACCTAGTCACCTGCGTGGAGGTCATCGAGCACGTCGCCGACAAGAGCGCCTTTCTGCGCGATGTGGCAGCGCGTCTGGCACCGGACGGATTGCTGGTGATGTCCACCCCCAACCGCACCACCGCTTCGCGCCTGCTGCTGGTCGGCGCGGCGGAGGCGGTGGGCTATGTCCCCAAGGGCACGCACCATTGGGACGATTTCATCACGCCCGAGGAGTTCGAAGATCTGCTCGCCGATGCAGGGCTAAGCGTGACCGCGATGCGCGGCATCGCGTGGCGACCGGGCAAGGGGTTGCACCTGTCGGATGATATGGCGCTCAATTACATCCTCAGCGCGCGGCGTGCTTAG
- a CDS encoding aspartate kinase: MARIVMKFGGTSMAGTERIRRVANIVRAQAARGDQVAVVVSAMAGETDRLVNFCREANPLYDPAEYDVVVASGEQVTSGLLALTLQALGCKSRSWLGWQLPINTIEAHAKARIESIDSEALIASMEAGEIAVIPGFQGLSEDNRVTTLGRGGSDTSAVAVAAAIKADRCDIYTDVDGVYTTDPRIVAKAKKQKAVTYEEMLELASVGAKVLQTRSVGLAMKEKVRVQVLSSFIGEGAPPADDLPGTMIVSDEEMDELVEKGLMERQLVTGIAHDKNEAKVILTRVPDRPGAVANIFEPLAAASINVDMIIQNVGRDKGETDVTFTVPQSDLARAQALLEDRRDAIGFNRIITDSKIAKISVVGVGMKSHAGVASTMFRALSERGINIQAISTSEIKISVMIDEDETELAVRVLHTAYGLDAVS; the protein is encoded by the coding sequence TTGGCTCGCATTGTGATGAAATTCGGCGGCACCTCGATGGCCGGGACGGAGCGCATCCGCCGCGTCGCCAATATAGTGCGCGCGCAGGCCGCTCGCGGCGATCAGGTCGCCGTCGTGGTCAGCGCCATGGCTGGCGAGACCGATCGACTGGTCAACTTCTGCCGCGAGGCCAATCCGCTTTACGATCCGGCCGAATATGACGTGGTCGTCGCCAGCGGCGAACAGGTCACCAGCGGGCTGCTCGCGCTGACCCTGCAAGCGCTCGGCTGCAAGTCGCGCAGCTGGCTCGGCTGGCAATTGCCGATCAACACCATCGAAGCCCACGCCAAGGCGCGCATCGAATCGATCGATTCCGAAGCGCTGATCGCCTCGATGGAAGCGGGCGAGATCGCGGTGATTCCGGGCTTTCAGGGGCTTTCGGAAGACAATCGCGTCACCACGCTGGGGCGCGGCGGCTCGGACACTTCGGCGGTGGCGGTCGCGGCCGCGATCAAGGCGGACCGCTGCGATATCTATACCGATGTCGATGGCGTCTACACCACCGACCCGCGCATCGTCGCAAAGGCGAAGAAGCAGAAGGCGGTGACTTACGAAGAAATGCTCGAACTCGCATCCGTTGGTGCCAAGGTGCTCCAGACCCGCTCGGTCGGCCTTGCCATGAAGGAAAAGGTGCGGGTGCAGGTGCTTTCGAGCTTCATCGGCGAAGGCGCACCGCCTGCCGACGATCTGCCCGGGACAATGATCGTCTCGGATGAGGAAATGGACGAATTGGTGGAGAAGGGCCTGATGGAACGCCAGCTTGTGACCGGCATCGCGCATGACAAGAACGAGGCCAAGGTGATCCTCACCCGCGTGCCCGACCGTCCGGGCGCGGTGGCGAACATCTTCGAGCCGCTCGCCGCAGCCTCGATCAATGTCGACATGATCATCCAGAACGTCGGCCGCGACAAGGGCGAGACCGACGTGACTTTCACTGTCCCCCAGTCCGACCTCGCCCGCGCGCAGGCACTGCTGGAAGACCGCCGCGATGCAATCGGCTTCAACCGCATCATCACCGACAGCAAGATCGCCAAGATTTCTGTCGTCGGCGTGGGGATGAAGAGCCACGCGGGCGTTGCCAGCACGATGTTCCGGGCGCTGTCCGAACGCGGCATCAACATCCAGGCGATCTCGACCTCCGAGATCAAGATCAGCGTGATGATCGACGAGGACGAAACCGAACTCGCGGTGCGCGTGCTGCACACCGCCTACGGGCTCGACGCGGTTAGCTGA
- a CDS encoding helix-turn-helix domain-containing protein, giving the protein MAIKAHIDPAQTGAGQRGTPRQALRLETSGLGPDGGAANVVIHNISAAGLLIETALELREGDRLALDLPEAGLVTAMIVWRSERLYGCAFEQALGPAALAAAQLQSSARERPATPGISSSQTGEVLGVRINRLRREAGLTLADIAARLGVSKPTVWAWEKGKARPLPERIDAIAAALGVATEEIVAAPAPDEGMSAVIEECRLRIAQACATPPARVRIMVEL; this is encoded by the coding sequence ATGGCGATCAAGGCCCATATCGATCCGGCGCAGACCGGGGCTGGCCAGCGCGGCACGCCGCGTCAGGCCTTGCGGTTGGAAACCAGCGGGCTGGGGCCGGATGGGGGCGCGGCCAATGTCGTCATCCATAATATCTCGGCCGCCGGACTGTTGATCGAAACCGCTTTGGAACTACGCGAAGGCGATCGGCTGGCGCTTGATCTGCCCGAAGCCGGCCTCGTCACCGCGATGATCGTATGGCGTAGCGAGCGGCTTTACGGCTGCGCCTTTGAACAGGCGCTGGGACCGGCCGCTCTGGCGGCGGCGCAGCTGCAATCCTCGGCGCGCGAACGCCCGGCCACTCCGGGCATCAGCAGTTCGCAGACAGGCGAAGTGCTGGGCGTTCGGATCAACCGGCTGCGGCGCGAAGCGGGGCTGACACTAGCCGATATCGCCGCCCGCCTCGGAGTCAGCAAGCCGACGGTGTGGGCATGGGAAAAGGGCAAGGCCCGCCCCCTGCCCGAACGCATCGATGCGATCGCAGCGGCGCTCGGCGTTGCGACCGAAGAGATCGTCGCCGCACCCGCGCCGGACGAGGGCATGAGCGCAGTAATCGAGGAATGTCGCCTCCGCATCGCACAGGCCTGTGCCACCCCTCCGGCACGCGTCAGGATCATGGTCGAACTCTAA
- a CDS encoding GGDEF domain-containing protein has protein sequence MSGLDGRVLHGLLEEVSGDIVLRLDQRGFILDASANVAELGLDPGATLLLPHITDLAAADHAALVGAHVSTGLAGQSQSGWIEFPVIACDERDTCGETRCQRWYALSLRPMRDAAGAIEGALCLMRSVQQVRSLEGELHARAVTDPLTGLANRQAFCASLRRHLAKGGGQMVAVLAVDGLRALQLRYGQRAADDVTWGFAKFLETMALPGHELAQLDGERFGVLLPDLPARAARDWADEVVQTFSALAAPVSAKAPQLTASAGLARVACTVDWTLHEAELGLVMARAGGGRRVAVAGNRRAA, from the coding sequence TTGAGTGGACTTGACGGCCGTGTGCTGCACGGGCTGCTTGAAGAAGTTTCCGGCGATATCGTTCTCAGACTCGACCAGCGCGGATTTATCCTTGATGCCTCCGCCAATGTTGCCGAACTCGGGCTCGATCCTGGCGCGACATTGCTGCTGCCGCATATCACCGACCTCGCCGCCGCCGATCACGCCGCCTTGGTCGGCGCACACGTTTCCACCGGGCTGGCTGGGCAATCGCAGAGCGGCTGGATCGAGTTTCCGGTCATCGCCTGCGATGAACGCGACACCTGCGGCGAAACCCGCTGCCAGCGATGGTATGCGCTGAGCCTGCGGCCGATGCGCGACGCCGCCGGGGCCATCGAAGGCGCGCTGTGCCTGATGCGTTCGGTGCAGCAGGTCCGCAGCCTCGAAGGCGAGCTCCACGCCCGCGCCGTCACCGATCCGCTGACCGGCCTCGCCAACCGCCAGGCCTTCTGCGCCAGTCTCAGGCGGCACCTTGCCAAGGGCGGCGGGCAAATGGTCGCGGTGCTGGCGGTTGACGGGCTGCGCGCGCTCCAGCTGCGTTATGGCCAGCGTGCCGCCGACGATGTGACGTGGGGCTTTGCCAAGTTCCTCGAGACGATGGCGCTCCCCGGCCACGAACTTGCACAGCTCGACGGCGAACGCTTCGGCGTGCTGCTGCCGGACCTGCCCGCCCGCGCGGCGCGCGACTGGGCGGACGAGGTGGTGCAAACCTTCTCCGCGCTCGCCGCCCCTGTCTCGGCCAAGGCTCCGCAGCTGACCGCCAGTGCCGGGCTTGCGCGGGTGGCATGCACGGTCGACTGGACCCTGCACGAGGCAGAGCTCGGCCTCGTCATGGCCCGCGCCGGGGGCGGACGTAGGGTTGCCGTGGCGGGCAACCGCAGAGCCGCATAA
- the purT gene encoding formate-dependent phosphoribosylglycinamide formyltransferase yields the protein MSHIATILLLGSGELGREFVISAKRLGARVIACDSYDNAPAMQVADAREVFSMLDGTALRAAAEKHRPDLIVPEIEAIRTEVLADLEAEGFTIVPSARAAQLTMNRDAIRDLAAGELGLVTSQYGYAESFAECEAIAARIGYPLVMKPVMSSSGKGQSKVDGPEALEAAWDYAVANMRGDRARVIAEQFIAFDYEITLLTVRHAAKNGGGISFCPPIGHRQERGDYRESWQPAAMSPAALAKAQDMAAKVVMALQGGGRGWGLYGVEFFVRGEEVIFSELSPRPHDTGMVTLVSQDLTEFDLHARAILGLPVPESIAARPAASAVILADRESEHFAFEGIVDALAMGDTDVRIFGKPVTRPYRRMGVALARAGDAPAAVDLAKQAASAVRIVYSSKAD from the coding sequence ATGAGCCACATTGCCACCATCCTGCTGCTCGGTTCGGGAGAACTCGGCCGCGAATTCGTCATTTCCGCCAAGCGCCTTGGTGCGCGGGTGATCGCCTGTGACAGCTATGATAACGCCCCCGCGATGCAGGTGGCCGACGCGCGCGAGGTGTTCTCCATGCTCGACGGCACGGCGCTGCGGGCCGCAGCGGAGAAGCACCGGCCCGACCTGATCGTGCCCGAAATCGAGGCGATCCGCACCGAAGTGCTGGCCGATCTGGAGGCCGAAGGCTTCACCATCGTCCCCTCGGCCCGCGCCGCGCAGCTCACCATGAACCGCGATGCGATACGCGATCTGGCGGCGGGCGAGCTGGGCCTAGTCACCTCGCAATACGGCTATGCGGAGAGCTTTGCCGAGTGCGAGGCCATCGCGGCCCGGATCGGTTATCCGTTGGTGATGAAGCCGGTCATGTCCTCGTCGGGCAAGGGCCAGAGCAAGGTTGACGGGCCAGAAGCGCTGGAGGCGGCGTGGGACTATGCCGTCGCCAATATGCGCGGTGACAGGGCGCGGGTGATCGCCGAACAGTTCATTGCCTTCGACTATGAAATCACCCTGCTGACCGTGCGCCACGCGGCCAAAAACGGGGGCGGCATCAGCTTCTGCCCGCCGATCGGCCACCGTCAGGAACGCGGCGATTACCGCGAAAGCTGGCAGCCTGCCGCCATGTCGCCCGCTGCGCTCGCCAAGGCGCAGGACATGGCCGCCAAGGTCGTCATGGCGCTGCAAGGCGGTGGACGCGGCTGGGGGCTCTACGGGGTCGAGTTCTTCGTGAGGGGCGAGGAAGTGATCTTCTCCGAACTCTCGCCGCGCCCGCACGATACGGGCATGGTCACGCTGGTCAGCCAGGACCTCACCGAATTCGATCTCCACGCCCGCGCGATCCTCGGTCTGCCGGTGCCGGAGAGCATCGCCGCGCGCCCCGCCGCCTCGGCTGTGATCCTTGCCGACCGCGAGAGCGAGCACTTCGCCTTCGAAGGCATCGTCGATGCGCTGGCGATGGGCGACACCGATGTGCGGATCTTCGGCAAGCCGGTCACCCGGCCCTATCGCCGCATGGGCGTGGCGCTGGCCCGCGCGGGTGACGCGCCCGCCGCAGTCGACCTCGCCAAACAGGCCGCCAGTGCCGTGCGGATTGTCTATTCCTCCAAGGCAGACTAA
- a CDS encoding NAD(P)H-dependent flavin oxidoreductase: protein MNHYPKTAAMMKRGTDFLGCETAILCGAMSWVSERNLVAAISNAGGFGVIACGAMTPELLDTEIAATKALTSKPFGVNLITMHPALFDLIAVCRKHGVTHVVLAGGIPPKGSVEAIKADDSGIKVICFAPTLALAKKLLRSGADALVIEGMEAGGHIGPVSTSVLAQEILPELSADHLIFVAGGIGRGEAIASYLEMGAAGVQLGTRFACATESIAHPDFKKAFFRASAREAVASVQVDPRLPVIPVRALKNKGTEEFTAKQREVAALLDAGEVDMGEAQLQIEHFWAGALRRAVIEGDVENGSVMAGQSVGMVTKEEPAADIIAELMSQCEAALAR, encoded by the coding sequence ATGAACCATTATCCCAAGACAGCCGCGATGATGAAGCGTGGCACCGACTTCCTCGGCTGCGAGACCGCAATCCTGTGCGGCGCGATGAGCTGGGTGTCCGAGCGCAACCTCGTCGCCGCCATCTCCAACGCGGGCGGGTTCGGCGTGATCGCCTGCGGGGCGATGACCCCCGAACTGCTCGACACCGAGATCGCAGCGACCAAGGCGCTCACGAGCAAGCCGTTCGGCGTAAACCTAATCACTATGCACCCCGCGCTGTTCGATCTGATCGCAGTGTGCCGCAAGCATGGCGTCACCCACGTGGTGCTGGCGGGCGGCATCCCGCCCAAGGGTTCTGTCGAGGCGATCAAGGCCGATGACAGCGGCATCAAGGTGATCTGCTTCGCCCCGACCCTCGCCCTCGCCAAGAAGCTGCTGCGCTCGGGCGCGGATGCGCTGGTGATCGAAGGCATGGAAGCGGGCGGGCATATCGGCCCGGTCTCGACCTCGGTGCTGGCGCAGGAAATCCTGCCCGAACTCAGCGCCGATCACCTGATCTTCGTCGCGGGCGGCATCGGCCGGGGCGAGGCGATCGCGAGTTACCTCGAAATGGGCGCGGCGGGCGTGCAGCTCGGCACCCGCTTCGCCTGCGCGACCGAGAGCATCGCCCACCCCGATTTCAAGAAGGCCTTCTTCCGCGCCTCGGCCCGTGAAGCCGTCGCTTCCGTGCAGGTAGATCCGCGCCTCCCGGTGATCCCGGTGCGCGCGCTCAAGAACAAGGGCACCGAGGAATTCACCGCCAAGCAGCGCGAAGTCGCCGCGCTTCTCGATGCGGGCGAAGTCGACATGGGCGAAGCGCAGCTCCAGATCGAACACTTCTGGGCAGGCGCCCTGCGCCGCGCGGTGATCGAGGGCGATGTCGAGAATGGCTCGGTCATGGCAGGCCAGTCGGTCGGCATGGTCACCAAGGAAGAACCCGCCGCCGATATCATCGCCGAGCTGATGAGCCAGTGCGAGGCGGCGCTGGCCCGATAG
- the purU gene encoding formyltetrahydrofolate deformylase, translating to MAAPLILTLACPDRPGITAQVTGFLFARGCNILDAQQFNDRAEAGGSDRFFMRVVFDPDGSTAEGLREDFATLASEFGMEWKMAREDRPRRTIILVSKFDHCLVDLLYRCRTGELPIEVVAIVSNHPREAAIRVDIGDIPFHHTPVTPDTKPAAEAQFRALAEQTEAELVVLARYMQVFSDEQSAHFAGRCINIHHSFLPGFKGARPYHQAHARGVKIIGATAHFVTADLDEGPIIHQDVERITHADSPEDLVRKGRDIERRVLAEAVRLFAQERVLMNGNRTVVFRG from the coding sequence ATGGCCGCCCCGCTGATCCTTACGCTGGCCTGCCCCGACCGGCCCGGCATCACCGCGCAGGTCACCGGGTTCCTGTTCGCGCGCGGGTGCAATATCCTCGACGCGCAGCAGTTCAACGACCGCGCCGAAGCGGGCGGGAGCGACAGGTTCTTCATGCGCGTGGTGTTCGACCCCGATGGTTCGACCGCAGAGGGCTTGCGCGAAGATTTCGCAACACTGGCGAGCGAGTTCGGGATGGAATGGAAGATGGCGCGCGAGGATCGCCCGCGCCGCACCATCATCCTCGTCAGCAAGTTCGACCATTGCCTTGTCGATCTGCTCTACCGCTGCCGCACCGGCGAATTGCCGATCGAGGTGGTGGCGATCGTCTCCAACCACCCGCGCGAGGCCGCGATCCGGGTGGATATCGGCGATATCCCATTCCACCACACCCCTGTCACCCCCGACACCAAGCCAGCTGCCGAGGCGCAGTTCCGCGCGCTGGCAGAGCAGACCGAAGCCGAGCTGGTGGTGCTGGCGCGCTACATGCAGGTCTTCTCGGACGAGCAATCCGCGCATTTCGCCGGGCGCTGCATCAACATCCACCATTCCTTCCTCCCCGGCTTCAAGGGCGCGCGGCCTTACCATCAGGCCCACGCGCGCGGTGTGAAGATCATCGGCGCGACCGCGCACTTCGTCACCGCCGATCTCGATGAAGGCCCGATCATCCATCAGGATGTCGAGCGCATCACCCATGCCGACAGCCCCGAAGACCTCGTCCGCAAGGGCCGCGACATCGAACGCCGCGTGCTCGCCGAAGCGGTGCGCCTGTTCGCGCAGGAGCGGGTGCTGATGAACGGCAACCGCACGGTGGTGTTCAGGGGCTAG
- a CDS encoding glyoxalase/bleomycin resistance/extradiol dioxygenase family protein — MIVQRLDHVNIITDRLVETARFYAELLDLEERDGPPPLPPHQVRWMYDHAGSAILHLNSVDCPRAFDRDVAPGSETGAIHHVALRCGDFDEVKARLDERGADYRINDLSSIGLRQIFTADPNNVLLELNFFAS; from the coding sequence ATGATCGTCCAGCGCCTCGACCATGTGAACATCATCACCGACCGGCTCGTCGAGACCGCACGGTTCTATGCCGAACTGCTCGATCTGGAGGAGCGCGACGGCCCGCCGCCGCTGCCGCCGCATCAGGTGCGCTGGATGTATGACCACGCGGGCAGCGCGATCCTGCATCTCAATTCGGTCGATTGCCCGCGCGCGTTTGACCGCGACGTGGCGCCCGGCAGCGAGACCGGCGCGATCCACCATGTCGCGCTGCGTTGCGGGGATTTCGACGAGGTGAAGGCGCGGCTCGATGAGCGGGGCGCCGATTACCGGATCAACGATCTGAGCAGCATCGGCCTCAGGCAGATCTTCACCGCCGATCCCAACAACGTGCTGCTCGAACTGAACTTCTTCGCGAGCTAA
- a CDS encoding beta-lactamase hydrolase domain-containing protein, with the protein MTRPGDPQDIRNWQRRPDGITTSGKLEAHDPARLAAIGVRHVVNLALDNHPEALADEAALLAAEGIAYTHIPVPFDAPGADHVAALEAALAAHDGPHHVHCIMNWRVTAFFYLLDRAAGVPEPEARARMAAVWNPLESDDERAAPWRALLGG; encoded by the coding sequence ATGACCCGACCCGGTGATCCCCAGGACATCCGCAACTGGCAGCGGCGGCCCGACGGGATCACCACTTCGGGCAAGCTCGAAGCGCACGATCCCGCGCGGCTTGCCGCCATCGGCGTGCGCCATGTGGTGAATCTCGCGCTCGACAATCACCCCGAGGCGCTGGCCGATGAAGCCGCGCTGCTGGCGGCCGAGGGCATCGCCTATACGCATATCCCGGTGCCCTTCGACGCGCCCGGCGCCGATCATGTCGCAGCGCTCGAAGCGGCGCTGGCCGCGCATGACGGGCCGCATCACGTCCATTGCATCATGAACTGGCGGGTGACGGCGTTCTTCTACCTGCTCGACCGCGCGGCAGGGGTGCCCGAGCCCGAGGCGCGGGCGCGGATGGCCGCCGTCTGGAACCCGCTAGAAAGCGATGACGAGCGGGCGGCGCCCTGGCGGGCGCTGCTTGGCGGTTAG